A segment of the Thermoplasma sp. Kam2015 genome:
GGTTCGAGACCATAAGCAGCTTCGGCACAACCTACAACGATCTGACGGACGATGATCCGATTATGGAGTGGCTGAAATACATCTGATCTAGGAAAAAGCTCTGATCATATCATCATCAGGGAAGTGTATTATGTGCACTGCCCTGCCCTTTCTCGTCTTCATGACGTCATCAGCATCCATTTCAGCCAGGCCCACGGCGATGAAATATCCCTTTATGCTCTTTATGAATACCATGTCGCCTTTCCGTATATTCGAATCCATGGAGACTATGCCCGGGGCAAATACATCGCTTCCGTTGAGTATATGGGGCTCAGCCCCTTCATCAACTGTTACGATGCTCTTGGACGGGTTTCTGTAGTTGAGGAGGTACACGCTCGGGATTATCCTCTCATTCTGGAATATCATTGGCTTTCCACCGATGTAATAGGCGGATATTGATTTCAAAGTTGCCACCTCCAGGTTCTCTCCGGATATGTCGATGCCATATGTCGCCATGGCTTCCCAGATCCTCTTCGCTTCCTTCTTCGATATGAAATGCTTGGATGTCATGGTATATACGCCCTTATCCTCCGTATGTTCTCATCTACGTTTTCCGAATTGGCCAATCCGCGTACATAATCTGAGATCTCCATGCCCAGCTTCCTGTCGTCATCATCGAACAGGTATCCGACAGAGGTTCCGCCTATGCCAACCGTGAATGCATAGAGTATTGATCTCTGCACGTGGTTCTTCGCTCTGTCCTTCATCTCCATCACCGCGGGTTGAAGGCCGTTCGATCTGTATGCA
Coding sequences within it:
- a CDS encoding DUF1947 domain-containing protein, whose amino-acid sequence is MTSKHFISKKEAKRIWEAMATYGIDISGENLEVATLKSISAYYIGGKPMIFQNERIIPSVYLLNYRNPSKSIVTVDEGAEPHILNGSDVFAPGIVSMDSNIRKGDMVFIKSIKGYFIAVGLAEMDADDVMKTRKGRAVHIIHFPDDDMIRAFS